Proteins encoded by one window of Cyanobium sp. NS01:
- a CDS encoding glycosyltransferase family A protein, with product MTAESRAIAKVAVITPYHREGLELLEQCHRSVKAQTMACRHVLVADGHPQPELQDWGIDHVLLPTSHDDIGSTPRLIGSYHAIGLGVDAVAFLDADNWYEPHHIEQMMVCREQSGAAFVSSSRLLCRLDGSPIGPCPITDPDCFIDTSCMLFGREAFHLLHHWALMPPYAHLIGDRVMLHHVRESGLIRHHLNDPSVCYRCGKEGLYRQMGEVIPPGVQPMPNYEAAFRQWQQDGYPPL from the coding sequence GTGACCGCTGAATCGCGAGCCATTGCCAAAGTGGCCGTAATCACCCCTTACCACCGCGAGGGCTTGGAGCTATTAGAGCAGTGCCACCGTAGCGTGAAAGCCCAAACCATGGCCTGCCGGCATGTGCTGGTGGCCGATGGACATCCGCAGCCTGAACTGCAGGACTGGGGAATCGATCATGTGTTGCTGCCCACCAGCCATGACGACATCGGCTCCACGCCGCGGCTGATCGGCAGCTATCACGCCATCGGGCTTGGTGTGGATGCCGTGGCGTTCCTGGATGCCGATAATTGGTATGAGCCCCATCACATCGAGCAGATGATGGTTTGCCGTGAGCAGAGTGGTGCTGCCTTTGTGTCGTCATCTCGCCTGCTGTGCAGATTGGACGGATCGCCCATTGGTCCTTGTCCCATCACGGATCCTGACTGCTTCATCGATACCAGTTGCATGCTTTTCGGCCGTGAGGCATTTCATCTCCTACATCACTGGGCTCTGATGCCACCCTACGCTCACTTGATTGGAGACCGCGTGATGCTTCATCATGTTCGTGAATCTGGCCTTATCCGGCACCATCTCAATGATCCCAGTGTGTGCTATCGCTGCGGCAAGGAGGGCCTCTACCGTCAAATGGGTGAGGTGATCCCACCGGGCGTGCAACCAATGCCCAACTATGAAGCTGCCTTTCGCCAATGGCAGCAGGACGGCTACCCCCCTCTTTAA
- a CDS encoding glycosyltransferase family A protein, which translates to MSSQPAPANVSFIVPVRNRAALLRTALASCVSQSIESWEAIILDDHSDEDIEGVVASFNDSRIRYQRQDSGCSGVAAAREAAIRVAHSDVFITLDADDINHPHRAHRCAELLALTCPRLIYTRVRFFDHKTGSNRPKPVFQPFCAQLFRYFNFITNPGTAFNRSAYEAAGGYYDHHLCVAEDYDLYLRMSKAGVQILGLDEEHVSYRKGSGSTTEGQREEIRKALESIRAKHVLPPFSFESVMQLYALPELAQTMLDNPTTKALWSDDRWQPDI; encoded by the coding sequence TTGTCATCTCAGCCGGCCCCAGCCAACGTTAGTTTCATTGTTCCAGTTCGTAACCGTGCGGCCTTGCTGCGCACAGCGCTTGCGAGCTGTGTTTCTCAGTCGATCGAGTCTTGGGAAGCCATTATTCTTGATGATCATAGTGATGAAGATATTGAGGGTGTTGTTGCATCATTCAATGATTCCCGTATCCGCTACCAACGGCAGGATTCAGGTTGCTCCGGAGTTGCTGCCGCACGCGAGGCTGCAATCCGGGTTGCACACAGCGATGTATTCATCACTCTCGATGCCGACGACATCAACCATCCTCACCGCGCCCATCGTTGTGCCGAACTGCTGGCATTAACCTGTCCCCGACTTATCTATACGCGTGTGCGCTTCTTCGACCACAAGACAGGCAGCAATCGGCCGAAACCAGTCTTTCAGCCCTTTTGCGCTCAACTCTTCCGCTACTTTAATTTCATTACCAACCCCGGCACAGCCTTTAACCGCTCTGCATATGAAGCCGCAGGAGGCTACTACGACCATCACTTGTGTGTTGCCGAAGATTATGATCTCTATCTCCGGATGTCCAAGGCGGGCGTGCAGATACTTGGTCTAGATGAGGAGCATGTGAGCTATCGCAAAGGATCCGGCTCTACGACGGAAGGGCAGAGGGAAGAGATCCGAAAAGCATTGGAATCAATTCGTGCCAAGCATGTGTTGCCGCCCTTTTCGTTTGAATCCGTGATGCAGCTCTACGCCCTGCCAGAACTCGCTCAGACTATGCTGGACAACCCCACCACGAAAGCGCTTTGGAGCGATGACCGCTGGCAACCAGACATCTGA
- a CDS encoding sulfotransferase: protein MTAGNQTSDPATPRIFLIGFNKCGTTSFHNFFLANGLSSVHWRANTLAMTIHRHLQQDHWPVLDGLDHWTAYTDMICLPGTPWNHSNSFEQPVIEACRYFRELHSSYPNSLFILNSRDPERWVESRLRHDDGRFAQAYLEAIRHEGIDDKSALCERWLNDWDNHHSDVLGYFATIATDQFLFFQLGSTPPSELASFLGRYFSLPSPQFPHHHKSPV, encoded by the coding sequence ATGACCGCTGGCAACCAGACATCTGATCCAGCCACTCCCAGGATATTTCTGATTGGCTTCAACAAGTGCGGCACCACATCGTTTCATAATTTCTTTCTTGCCAACGGCTTATCCTCGGTGCATTGGCGAGCCAATACCTTGGCGATGACAATCCATCGCCACCTCCAGCAGGACCACTGGCCTGTGTTAGACGGACTCGACCACTGGACGGCATACACAGATATGATTTGTCTTCCTGGAACACCTTGGAATCATTCCAATAGTTTTGAGCAGCCGGTCATTGAGGCTTGTCGATACTTTCGTGAGCTGCATTCATCCTATCCGAATAGCTTATTTATCCTCAATAGTCGCGATCCCGAGCGATGGGTTGAATCTCGCCTTCGGCATGATGATGGTCGTTTTGCCCAGGCCTATTTGGAGGCGATAAGGCATGAAGGTATTGACGACAAATCTGCGCTTTGTGAGCGCTGGCTTAACGACTGGGATAATCACCATTCCGACGTACTTGGCTATTTCGCGACGATTGCCACGGATCAGTTTCTTTTCTTTCAGCTTGGTAGTACGCCCCCGAGCGAGTTAGCAAGTTTTTTGGGTCGTTATTTCTCCTTACCATCTCCTCAGTTCCCCCATCATCACAAGTCGCCTGTATAG
- a CDS encoding glycosyltransferase, translating to MELTLVFSIDSGYEELAAIALCSVLLHNKIARVMVVTPKDCLLSRLPEIASSFSSELEQVHIRDNSPLHSLPPSVRPYFYCVEALELAPIPGRYLCIDADTLCVSNMTALEQLPLTADKPIASCSHGRPMPDRQLILDLKSSYHYFNAGVMLFDAEHLRACISCKEIVDFYQANPALCRFREQCALNALLKNRVQYLPLQYNYLSWMRERNATHTWHDQAANPMVNSLADARRNLVIAHLSAGALPDRLPNERLEPIDTYWLAIHKHLNIGKSPRDLPTYCSNPNN from the coding sequence ATGGAGCTGACCCTGGTTTTTTCCATTGATTCAGGGTACGAGGAGTTGGCGGCCATTGCTCTCTGCTCAGTGTTGCTCCATAACAAGATCGCCAGGGTCATGGTGGTGACCCCCAAGGACTGTCTACTTTCACGTCTTCCAGAAATCGCGAGTTCCTTTTCCTCAGAGCTAGAACAAGTTCACATTCGAGACAATAGCCCTTTACACTCACTTCCACCGTCAGTGAGACCCTACTTTTACTGTGTAGAAGCCCTCGAACTGGCTCCCATACCTGGCCGCTACCTTTGCATTGACGCAGATACGCTTTGCGTCTCCAACATGACGGCACTTGAGCAACTCCCCCTCACCGCTGACAAGCCCATAGCCTCTTGCTCTCATGGGCGGCCGATGCCAGACAGGCAGCTGATACTCGACCTCAAAAGCTCTTATCATTATTTCAATGCTGGCGTCATGCTGTTTGACGCAGAGCACCTGCGAGCTTGTATAAGTTGCAAAGAGATTGTTGATTTCTATCAAGCGAACCCAGCCTTGTGCCGATTTCGCGAGCAGTGCGCCTTGAATGCACTACTCAAGAATCGGGTACAGTATCTGCCTCTCCAGTACAACTACTTATCCTGGATGAGGGAGAGGAATGCAACCCATACTTGGCATGACCAAGCCGCAAATCCGATGGTAAACTCATTGGCGGATGCGCGGCGTAATCTGGTGATTGCGCATCTCTCAGCCGGAGCACTTCCAGACCGCCTCCCCAATGAACGCCTGGAGCCCATCGACACATACTGGTTGGCAATTCACAAGCATCTCAATATTGGGAAAAGCCCAAGAGACCTTCCAACTTACTGTTCAAATCCAAATAACTGA